The genomic window TTCGAGAGCTCGACCGCCGTTCTGCTGACCGAATACCGCGGCCTCACTGTTGCGAAGCTCAAGGAGCTGCGCAAGTCCATCAGTGGGGACGCGAGCTACGCCGTGGTGAAGAACACGCTGACGAAGATCGCGGCCAACAACGCCGGGATCTCCTCGTTCGACGACGAGCTCAAGGGCCCGTCGGCGATCGCGTTCGTGCACGGCGACCCGGTCGCCGTCGCGAAGTCGCTGCGTGACTTCGCCAAGGCGAACCCCCTCCTCGT from Agromyces aurantiacus includes these protein-coding regions:
- the rplJ gene encoding 50S ribosomal protein L10; protein product: MANKEASVAELTNLFESSTAVLLTEYRGLTVAKLKELRKSISGDASYAVVKNTLTKIAANNAGISSFDDELKGPSAIAFVHGDPVAVAKSLRDFAKANPLLVVKGGYFDGKPLTAEEVGKLADLESREVLLAKLAGAFKASLFGAAYLFNAPLSKAVRTVDALREKQESAA